The Temnothorax longispinosus isolate EJ_2023e chromosome 4, Tlon_JGU_v1, whole genome shotgun sequence genome has a window encoding:
- the LOC139811845 gene encoding dnaJ homolog subfamily B member 12-like isoform X2: MDSNKDEAERCMEFADRFMRKRKYEEVEKFARKAQKLYPTKRAEDLLAEVTVHTKENQKSDSAESNVRKRQNCAKDGTHFQNSVRKSPELYSKEQLAYIEKIKKCKDYYEILGVSKDATDSDIKKAYKKLALQLHPDKNKAPGTAEAFKAIVNAVTILTDPEKRRQYDTYGPEEERMQNVHTRQGHTHYNYTRGFEAFITPEELAYTLQELETRAAHAAQTASVITNLLGYLLR; the protein is encoded by the exons ATGGACAGCAACAAGGACGAGGCGGAGCGGTGCATGGAGTTCGCGGATCGTTTTATGCGGAAGAGAAAGTACGAGGAAGTTGAGAAGTTTGCCCGCAAGGCCCAGAAGCTCTATCCGACGAAAAGAGCCGAAG acCTGCTGGCGGAAGTGACGGTACACACTAAGGAGAATCAGAAATCAGATTCGGCTGAGTCTAACGTTAGAAAGCGACAAAATTGTGCCAAAGATGGCACACATTTTCAGAATTCTGTTCGAAAGAGCCCAGAACTATATTCGAAAGAACAGCTGGCATATATTGAGAA GATAAAGAAATGCAAGGATTATTACGAGATTTTAGGAGTCAGCAAAGACGCTACGGACAGCGACATTAAGAAGGCTTACAAGAAATTGGCGCTTCAATTACATCCTGACAAGAATAAGGCGCCAGGCACCGCCGAAGCTTTTAAGG CCATTGTTAATGCGGTGACTATTCTTACTGATCCGGAGAAACGGAGACAGTACGACACGTACGGTCCTGAAGAAGAGCGAATGCAGAATGTGCACACCCGCCAAGGCCATACGCATTATAACTATACTCGTGGATTTGAAg CCTTTATCACACCCGAAGAGTTAGCCTACACGCTACAAGAATTAGAGACACGAGCGGCACATGCGGCACAAACAGCAAGTgtgataacaaatttattaggATATTTGTTACGatag